A window of Ipomoea triloba cultivar NCNSP0323 chromosome 2, ASM357664v1 contains these coding sequences:
- the LOC116010309 gene encoding exocyst complex component EXO84B-like, protein MATLKSSRSRNYGAGTPAKVGNRDTGTKLEEKLNVFKSDSFDADGYVQSKCHSLNEKEIRQLCSSLLDLKKASAEEMRRSVYANYTAFIRTSKEISDLEGELSSMKKLLSTQASLIHNLADGVHVDSLSDIDPDNVTHDTSNDETSEPSDLEKWSTEFPDYLDVLLAERRVDEALSSLDEGEQIASEAKEKRTLSPTVLSSLQTAITERRQKLADQLADIACQTSTRGAELRAAILALKKLGDGPRAHSLLLNAHYQKYQYNMQNMRPSSTTYGGAYTVALSQLVFSAISQAASDSLAIFGKEPAYTSELVMWASKQTEDFALLVKRHALSSSAAAGGLRAAAECVQIAFGHCALLEARGLALCPVLLKLFRPSVEQALDANLKRIEESTGALAAADDWELTYPPTSMRQSSAYQHKLSSSAHRFYLMVQDFFEDVGPLLSMQLGGKALDGLFQVFNSYVNTLIKALPGSLEEENNFDGSTNKIVRMAETEAQQIALLANASLLADDLLPRASMKLSPFNYRDEPQRRTDRQSRHPEQREWKRRLVSTVDRLKDSFCQLHALDLIFTEEGDSLLTAEMYINMDSNAEDIEWFPSQIFQGLYIKLNRIAAIAADMFVGRERFATLLLMRLTETIILWLSQDQSFWDDIEEGPRPLGPAGVQQFYLDMTFVRCFASQGRYLSRNLNRIVNEITSKALSAFATTGMDPYSILPEDDWFTDICQDAMERLSGKPKAANGERDLNSPTASVSAQSISSVRSHGSN, encoded by the exons ATGGCAACGCTGAAGTCGTCTAGGTCAAGAAATTACGGCGCCGGGACGCCGGCAAAAGTGGGCAACAGAGACACCGGTACGAAGCTCGAGGAGAAACTCAACGTCTTTAAATCCGATAGCTTCGACGCCGATGGTTATGTACAGTCCAAGTGTCATTCTTTGAATGAGAAG GAGATTAGGCAGTTATGCTCCTCTCTGTTGGATCTGAAAAAGGCTTCTGCTGAGGAGATGCGCAGAAGTGTCTATGCTAACTATACAGCTTTCATTCG CACATCAAAAGAGATTTCAGATCTCGAGGGTGAGCTTTCATCAATGAAAAAGCTGCTATCTACTCAGGCTTCTTTAATCCATAATTTAGCTGATGGAGTTCATGTTGATTCTTTATCTGATATTGATCCTGATAATGTCACACATGACACTTCCAATGATGAAACAAGTGAACCTTCAGATCTAGAGAAATGGTCAACAGAGTTTCCTGATTACCTTGATGTTTTATTAGCTGAGAGGAGAGTAGATGAAGCCTTGTCAAGCCTTGATGAAGGGGAACAAATAGCTTCTGAAGCAAAGGAAAAGAGAACACTAAGCCCCACAGTCCTCTCGTCACTACAAACTGCCATTACAGAACGTAGGCAAAAATTAGCCGATCAGCTTGCTGATATTGCCTGCCAAACTTCTACTCGTGGTGCGGAGCTTCGTGCTGCTATTTTAGCTCTCAAGAAGCTTGGTGATGGTCCTCGTGCGCATAGTTTACTCCTCAATGCTCATTATCAGAAATACCAATACAATATGCAGAATATGCGTCCATCAAGCACCACATATGGAGGAGCGTATACTGTGGCGCTCTCGCAATTGGTATTCTCTGCCATTTCCCAAGCGGCCAGTGATTCATTGGCTATTTTTGGTAAGGAGCCAGCTTATACATCTGAGCTTGTAATGTGGGCTAGTAAGCAGACTGAGGATTTTGCTCTCCTTGTTAAAAGGCATGCACTCTCATCATCTGCAGCTGCTGGTGGCCTCAGGGCTGCTGCAGAGTGTGTTCAAATAGCTTTTGGACATTGCGCATTGTTGGAAGCTCGTGGACTGGCACTTTGCCCAGTGCTGTTGAAGCTATTTAGGCCTAGTGTAGAGCAAGCACTGGATGCCAATTTAAAACGAATTGAAGAGAGTACTGGTGCTTTGGCAGCAGCTGATGATTGGGAACTCACATATCCTCCAACCTCTATGCGCCAGTCTTCAGCATATCAGCATAAGCTTTCAAGTAGTGCTCATCGGTTTTATTTGATGGTTCAG GATTTCTTTGAGGATGTGGGACCTTTGCTAAGTATGCAGTTGGGCGGAAAAGCATTGGATGGTTTGTTTCAGGTCTTCAACTCTTATGTCAACACACTCATAAAAGCATTACCTGGTTCTTTAGAAGAGGAAAACAACTTTGATGGTTCTACAAATAAAATTGTCCGAATGGCTGAGACTGAAGCCCAGCAAATTGCTTTGCTTGCAAATGCATCCTTATTAGCAGATGACCTATTGCCTCGTGCATCCATGAAGCTTTCTCCCTTCAATTACAGGGATGAACCTCAACGAAGGACTGATAGACAAAGCCGTCATCCTGAGCAAAGGGAATGGAAAAGGCGTCTTGTGAGCACTGTTGACAGATTAAAAGATAGCTTCTGTCAACTGCATGCTCTTGACCTAATTTTTACTGAGGAAGGTGATAGCCTTCTTACTGCAGAAATGTATATAAACATGGACAGTAATGCGGAGGATATAGAATGGTTCCCTTCTCAAATATTCCAG GGGCTCTATATAAAGCTAAACAGAATAGCTGCCATAGCTGCAGATATGTTTGTGGGACGGGAAAGGTTTGCAACGTTGTTACTGATGAGACTCACAGAAACCATTATCTTGTGGCTTTCCCAAGACCAGAGCTTTTGGGATGATATTGAGGAAGGACCACGACCTTTAGGCCCTGCCGGTGTTCAGCAG TTCTATTTGGATATGACATTTGTGAGATGCTTTGCTTCCCAAGGACGCTACTTATCTAGGAATTTGAACCGCATCGTCAATGAGATCACATCTAAGGCATTGTCTGCATTTGCTACAACTGGGATGGATCCATATAG CATTCTTCCCGAGGACGACTGGTTCACTGATATTTGCCAAGACGCGATGGAGAGGCTGAGTGGGAAGCCCAAAGCAGCCAACGGGGAACGAGATTTGAACAGCCCAACAGCTTCTGTCTCAGCGCAATCAATATCCTCTGTGAGATCTCATGGGAGTAACTGA
- the LOC116009693 gene encoding AT-hook motif nuclear-localized protein 9-like isoform X1 gives MESCPKTDDYYKLILAVPAHSAGDMELPRRRRRRSSGQTTGGPEPQPEPPSPASIVQDILSINAGEDVVQTILAHFRNIPRPSQEFLGIVLSATGSVLNPAISTRLLTKSFEGAFPIDHLAAHFIIKRTGRVEPRQSQNITFRGPDGEMVGGRVEGPLIAATEIQLRVGRFPHEAN, from the exons ATGGAATCGTGCCCTAAAACGGATGATTATTACAAATTGATTCTTGCAGTGCCAGCTCATTCCGCTGGTGATATGGAACTgcccagaagaagaagaaggagatcCTCAGGACAAACAACTGGAG GACCAGAGCCACAACCAGAGCCACCAAGCCCAGCAAGCATCGTTCAAGACATCCTTTCGATTAATGCTGGAGAG GATGTTGTTCAAACTATCCTGGCTCACTTCAGGAACATCCCCCGGCCTTCTCAAGAATTCCTGGGAATTGTCTTGTCAGCAACTGGATCTGTCTTGAATCCAGCCATATCTACCAGACTACTAACAAAATCATTTGAG GGAGCCTTTCCCATTGACCACCTTGCAGCCCACTTCATCATCAAAAGAACTGGCAGGGTTGAACCACGTCAGAGCCAAAATATCACATTTCGAGGCCCTGATGGCGAGATGGTTGGTGGCCGTGTCGAGGGTCCCCTCATTGCTGCCACCGAAATTCAG CTTCGCGTTGGCAGATTCCCTCACGAGGCTAATTGA
- the LOC116009693 gene encoding AT-hook motif nuclear-localized protein 9-like isoform X2 → MELPRRRRRRSSGQTTGGPEPQPEPPSPASIVQDILSINAGEDVVQTILAHFRNIPRPSQEFLGIVLSATGSVLNPAISTRLLTKSFEGAFPIDHLAAHFIIKRTGRVEPRQSQNITFRGPDGEMVGGRVEGPLIAATEIQLRVGRFPHEAN, encoded by the exons ATGGAACTgcccagaagaagaagaaggagatcCTCAGGACAAACAACTGGAG GACCAGAGCCACAACCAGAGCCACCAAGCCCAGCAAGCATCGTTCAAGACATCCTTTCGATTAATGCTGGAGAG GATGTTGTTCAAACTATCCTGGCTCACTTCAGGAACATCCCCCGGCCTTCTCAAGAATTCCTGGGAATTGTCTTGTCAGCAACTGGATCTGTCTTGAATCCAGCCATATCTACCAGACTACTAACAAAATCATTTGAG GGAGCCTTTCCCATTGACCACCTTGCAGCCCACTTCATCATCAAAAGAACTGGCAGGGTTGAACCACGTCAGAGCCAAAATATCACATTTCGAGGCCCTGATGGCGAGATGGTTGGTGGCCGTGTCGAGGGTCCCCTCATTGCTGCCACCGAAATTCAG CTTCGCGTTGGCAGATTCCCTCACGAGGCTAATTGA
- the LOC116009693 gene encoding AT-hook motif nuclear-localized protein 9-like isoform X3, translating to MEESMVTFILLSEHCNTAFWIFGGLFRQCNDVVQTILAHFRNIPRPSQEFLGIVLSATGSVLNPAISTRLLTKSFEGAFPIDHLAAHFIIKRTGRVEPRQSQNITFRGPDGEMVGGRVEGPLIAATEIQLRVGRFPHEAN from the exons ATGGAAGAaag TATGGTAACCTTCATCCTATTGTCGGAGCACTGCAATACTGCTTTTTGGATATTTGGTGGCCTTTTTCGGCAGTGTAAT GATGTTGTTCAAACTATCCTGGCTCACTTCAGGAACATCCCCCGGCCTTCTCAAGAATTCCTGGGAATTGTCTTGTCAGCAACTGGATCTGTCTTGAATCCAGCCATATCTACCAGACTACTAACAAAATCATTTGAG GGAGCCTTTCCCATTGACCACCTTGCAGCCCACTTCATCATCAAAAGAACTGGCAGGGTTGAACCACGTCAGAGCCAAAATATCACATTTCGAGGCCCTGATGGCGAGATGGTTGGTGGCCGTGTCGAGGGTCCCCTCATTGCTGCCACCGAAATTCAG CTTCGCGTTGGCAGATTCCCTCACGAGGCTAATTGA
- the LOC116010053 gene encoding glutamate receptor 2.9-like, whose translation METLTFVVLMLETTFIATSIVAVGGENPNPNDSKGDLEGITCRPGNSSTVLKGWEIPSDGKKLRVGVPLKRGLDQFIKVTIDSQTNTVKEASGFCIEVFELVMKSMSPSIPFEYIKDKAVAGNTSNYNDLVDENLDAVVGDITILSNRSEHVDFTLPFTESEVTLVVPVKQDGAWIFMKPLEKELWMMIAVFIVLIGTERVKSSLSTFVIIVWMLMVLVLISSYTASLASMLTVHQLQPIVTDVNDLIKNGKSVGCQQASFVAGMLMAMGFESTRIRKYRLDSTLEAYDEALRKGSEDGGVDAIMDELPYLKLFLGKYSRKYATVGPTYHTAGFGFAFRRGSPLVPNISRAILRVTESGAMIKIREKWFGDETHGQDTAAIQLNNPESLPLKRFKELFLIAGGAILLALIIFFVSFINENKAILASDMSIWEKPSALAKAFNSSRESQNPNEEGNQGVVSSPESVPEHHCPPNPENADSPEQGGLTQDAGSNTSEPRPPVHEASQQFHN comes from the exons ATGGAGACTCTAACCTTTGTTGTATTAATGCTTGAAACAACTTTCATAGCCACTTCCATAGTAGCAGTAGGTGGGGAGAATCCGAACCCAAATGATAGCAAAGGTGATCTTGAGGGAATCACCTGCAGGCCAGGTAACTCTTCGACTGTTCTTAAAGGCTGGGAGATTCCCAGTGATGGAAAGAAGTTGAGGGTTGGAGTTCCTCTCAAAAGAGGGCTTGACCAATTCATAAAAGTCACAATTGATAGCCAGACAAACACTGTGAAGGAGGCAAGTGGTTTTTGTATAGAAGTCTTCGAGCTAGTAATGAAGTCTATGTCTCCTTCTATaccatttgaatatataaaagacaaAGCAGTAGCTGGGAACACTTCAAACTATAATGACTTAGTTGATGAG AATCTGGATGCAGTAGTGGGTGATATTACCATTTTATCAAACCGGTCAGAGCACGTGGATTTCACATTACCATTTACAGAGTCTGAGGTCACCCTAGTTGTCCCAGTCAAGCAAGATGGTGCTTGGATTTTCATGAAGCCTCTGGAGAAAGAACTGTGGATGATGATTGCAGTGTTCATTGTCTTAATTGGCACT GAGAGGGTAAAAAGCAGCCTATCAACATTTGTGATTATAGTATGGATGTTGATGGTGCTGGTTCTGATATCTAGCTACACAGCTAGTTTAGCATCCATGTTAACAGTACATCAGTTGCAGCCTATTGTCACTGATGTTAATGATCTGATCAAGAATGGAAAGTCTGTTGGGTGCCAGCAAGCTTCATTTGTTGCTGGTATGTTAATGGCCATGGGGTTTGAGAGCACAAGAATTAGGAAGTATAGGCTGGATAGCACATTAGAAGCCTATGATGAAGCACTTAGAAAAGGAAGTGAAGATGGTGGAGTTGATGCTATTATGGATGAGCTACCCTATCTTAAGCTCTTCCTTGGAAAGTATAGTCGAAAGTACGCTACTGTTGGTCCGACCTACCATACCGCTGGTTTTGGATTT GCATTCCGGAGGGGATCTCCTTTGGTGCCTAATATCTCAAGAGCAATATTACGTGTGACAGAGAGTGGGGCTATGATCAAAATTCGGGAAAAATGGTTCGGGGATGAAACACATGGGCAAGACACAGCAGCCATACAATTGAATAATCCTGAGAGTCTGCCACTGAAAAGATTTAAAGAGCTCTTCCTTATTGCTGGTGGAGCAATATTATTAGCCCTTATCATCTTCTTTGTCTCCTTCATAAATGAGAACAAGGCCATCTTAGCCTCTGACATGTCAATCTGGGAAAAGCCTTCTGCATTAGCAAAAGCTTTCAACTCATCTAGGGAGTCCCAAAATCCCAATGAAGAAGGCAACCAAGGTGTGGTTTCCTCCCCAGAATCAGTGCCTGAACACCATTGTCCACCAAATCCAGAAAATGCAGATTCTCCAGAGCAAGGCGGTTTAACTCAGGATGCAGGATCCAATACTTCGGAACCCAGGCCTCCAGTTCATGAAGCCTCACAACAGTTCCATAACTAA